A section of the Candidatus Paceibacterota bacterium genome encodes:
- the thrC gene encoding threonine synthase: MSHQWRGVIEEYRSRLPVDANTPVITLREGGTPLVHAQNLSKLLHNDIWLKFEGVNPTGSFKDRGMTMAISKAAQDGAKAVICASTGNTSASASAYAAKAGMVSAVLVPQGKIAMGKMAQAIIHGSKLLQVEGNFDDCLTLARELSEKYPVALVNSVNPYRIEGQKTAAFEVIDFLGDAPDIHALPVGNAGNITAYWKGYGEYRLDEISSHLPAMWGFQAEGSAPIVRNEIVANPETIATAIRIGNPASWKQAVAARDESGGLIDSVTDDEILSAYRLIARAEGVFVEPSSAAGLAGLIKYEAMGKLPHGKRIVITVTGHGLKDVQWALEDAQDPIVIAPIAEVAASALGLS, from the coding sequence ATGTCACACCAATGGCGTGGAGTAATTGAGGAATACCGTTCGCGACTTCCAGTAGATGCAAACACTCCTGTTATTACACTTCGGGAAGGCGGAACTCCACTCGTTCACGCGCAGAATCTTTCCAAGTTGCTCCACAATGACATTTGGTTGAAATTTGAAGGTGTTAACCCCACGGGGTCTTTTAAAGACCGCGGAATGACGATGGCTATTTCCAAAGCCGCTCAAGATGGAGCAAAAGCTGTCATCTGTGCATCCACAGGAAACACAAGTGCGAGCGCTTCCGCCTACGCCGCGAAAGCCGGCATGGTGTCAGCCGTACTTGTCCCACAGGGAAAAATTGCCATGGGAAAGATGGCGCAGGCGATTATTCATGGATCGAAACTTCTCCAGGTCGAAGGGAATTTTGATGATTGTCTGACTCTTGCTCGCGAGCTTTCCGAAAAGTATCCCGTTGCACTCGTTAACTCAGTCAATCCATACCGAATTGAAGGACAGAAGACTGCGGCATTTGAAGTGATTGATTTCCTCGGGGACGCACCTGATATCCACGCGCTTCCGGTGGGCAACGCAGGCAATATCACCGCATACTGGAAAGGCTATGGCGAGTATCGACTTGATGAAATCTCCTCACATCTTCCTGCCATGTGGGGTTTCCAAGCTGAAGGCTCAGCGCCAATCGTGCGCAACGAGATAGTTGCTAATCCCGAGACGATTGCGACTGCTATTCGAATCGGCAATCCCGCTTCATGGAAGCAAGCAGTTGCGGCACGCGATGAATCAGGTGGTCTTATTGACTCAGTTACTGATGATGAAATCTTGAGTGCTTATCGTCTCATTGCGCGCGCTGAAGGCGTCTTCGTCGAGCCATCAAGCGCGGCTGGACTTGCCGGGCTCATTAAGTATGAAGCTATGGGTAAGTTGCCGCACGGAAAGAGGATTGTCATTACGGTCACTGGGCATGGTCTAAAAGATGTTCAGTGGGCACTAGAAGACGCTCAAGATCCGATTGTGATTGCCCCTATTGCTGAAGTTGCTGCATCCGCTCTAGGTTTGAGTTAA
- the thrB gene encoding homoserine kinase: MARPTFRANPIQVQVPATSANIGPGFDSFGLALGLYDRYVAQIMDDPGLDIDVTGEGAETVRRDEKNLLVRAMYQGFEFMGGKPRGLAVRALNVIPHGRGLGSSASAIVGGLVLARALVLSGDARMNDEALLTIAAKMEGHPDNVAAALTGGATIAWQEVRHGQSVSRCVGSTVDPRIKVLAFIPSNSVATMKARKLLPDMVPHADAVTNSTRCALLVHALSNRPDLLFIATEDFLHQKYREEVMPKSFALVHKLRAAGVAAFISGAGPTVLVLHTGDPSEVAELQRTAGDTFALHALEISAVGAGVVPS; this comes from the coding sequence ATGGCAAGACCGACTTTCCGAGCCAACCCAATACAGGTACAAGTTCCAGCGACGAGTGCCAATATTGGACCTGGTTTTGATTCTTTCGGCCTGGCCCTCGGGTTGTACGATCGTTACGTCGCGCAAATTATGGACGACCCGGGCCTTGATATTGACGTAACCGGTGAAGGCGCCGAGACCGTGAGACGCGATGAGAAGAACTTGCTTGTGCGGGCGATGTACCAAGGATTCGAATTCATGGGTGGCAAGCCGCGCGGACTCGCAGTTCGCGCGCTTAACGTCATTCCACATGGTCGAGGGCTTGGGTCATCGGCAAGTGCGATTGTTGGCGGCTTAGTTCTGGCACGTGCACTTGTTCTTTCTGGTGATGCGCGAATGAATGATGAAGCCTTGCTCACCATCGCGGCAAAGATGGAAGGACACCCCGATAACGTCGCTGCTGCGCTCACCGGTGGTGCGACTATCGCTTGGCAAGAAGTTCGACATGGGCAATCGGTCTCGCGATGCGTTGGATCAACGGTTGATCCACGGATCAAAGTGCTCGCGTTCATTCCTTCCAATTCAGTTGCGACTATGAAGGCGCGAAAACTTCTTCCTGATATGGTGCCGCATGCGGATGCAGTAACGAATTCCACTCGTTGCGCGTTGTTGGTGCATGCATTGTCGAACCGACCTGATCTACTTTTCATAGCAACAGAGGATTTTTTGCACCAAAAATATAGAGAAGAAGTGATGCCTAAGTCTTTTGCCCTGGTACATAAGTTGCGGGCTGCAGGGGTCGCGGCCTTCATCTCTGGCGCTGGTCCGACCGTTTTAGTATTGCACACAGGCGACCCAAGTGAAGTCGCCGAGCTTCAAAGAACAGCGGGGGATACCTTCGCCCTTCATGCACTTGAAATATCGGCGGTGGGCGCTGGAGTAGTTCCTAGTTAG
- the rho gene encoding transcription termination factor Rho, with product MTEKGTVRSNSPELSSMLLPQLQGVAGQLGIEGANKLKKAALVQAISDLQAANREAAKLEREARRAERNNNRNKKREAAEESEESPQSSNEERAPESNSDRGNFDSADRDGGSRRDRDRGRDRGRGRDGGRDRMRERAPREEREPVISEDDVLVPVGGLIDIMESYAFIRTGGYLPGPNDVYVSLQQVRRFALRKGDVVTGAVRQPHEGERREKFNALIRLDTINGMQPEEARNRVEFSKLVPLYPQERLRLETEPNILTTRVIDLISPIGKGQRGLIVSPPKAGKTMVLQAIANAITTNNPECHLMVVLVDERPEEVTDMQRSIKGEVIASTFDRPADDHTTVAELAIERAKRLVELGHDVVVLLDSITRLGRAYNIAAPASGRILSGGVDSAALYPPKKFFGAARNIEDGGSLTILATALVDTGSRMDEVIFEEFKGTGNMELILDRRMADKRIFPAVNVDLSSTRKEEILMGSEELNIVWKLRRVLHALDAQQALELLLERMKGTKSNAEFLMQVQKTTLANGNEG from the coding sequence ATGACTGAAAAAGGTACCGTCCGTTCAAATAGCCCTGAACTATCCTCCATGCTCCTTCCGCAACTCCAAGGAGTTGCTGGGCAACTAGGGATCGAAGGCGCTAATAAGTTGAAGAAGGCCGCACTCGTGCAAGCGATTAGCGATTTGCAGGCCGCCAACCGAGAAGCAGCCAAACTTGAGCGAGAAGCTCGACGCGCGGAGCGCAATAACAACCGTAATAAGAAACGTGAAGCCGCTGAGGAGAGCGAAGAATCTCCGCAATCCAGCAACGAAGAACGCGCTCCAGAGTCCAACTCTGATCGAGGCAATTTTGACAGCGCAGATCGCGACGGCGGGTCCCGCCGCGACCGCGACCGTGGGCGCGACCGTGGGCGTGGGCGTGACGGCGGGCGTGATCGAATGAGAGAGCGTGCTCCACGCGAAGAGCGCGAGCCAGTGATCTCCGAAGACGACGTGCTCGTCCCCGTCGGTGGACTTATCGATATTATGGAAAGTTATGCATTTATTCGTACCGGCGGCTACCTACCAGGGCCGAATGATGTTTATGTCTCACTCCAGCAAGTTCGTCGCTTTGCTCTGCGCAAGGGCGATGTGGTCACTGGCGCAGTGCGTCAACCACACGAGGGGGAGCGCCGCGAGAAATTTAATGCTCTGATCCGTCTGGACACGATCAACGGGATGCAACCTGAAGAGGCGCGCAACCGGGTTGAATTTTCCAAATTGGTTCCGCTCTATCCTCAGGAGCGGTTGCGCCTTGAGACCGAGCCCAACATTCTCACCACGCGCGTGATTGATCTGATTTCACCAATTGGTAAGGGACAGCGCGGTCTTATCGTTTCGCCTCCAAAAGCTGGCAAGACCATGGTGCTACAAGCGATCGCAAATGCGATCACGACAAATAACCCTGAATGTCACCTCATGGTTGTTCTCGTCGATGAACGTCCCGAAGAAGTTACAGATATGCAGCGGTCTATCAAAGGTGAAGTTATTGCTTCGACATTTGATCGTCCTGCAGATGACCATACAACGGTCGCCGAACTTGCGATTGAACGAGCAAAGCGTCTGGTAGAACTTGGGCACGACGTCGTAGTCTTGCTCGACTCGATCACGCGCTTGGGCCGTGCCTACAACATCGCAGCCCCTGCAAGCGGTCGAATCCTTTCGGGTGGTGTTGATTCTGCCGCCCTATACCCACCGAAGAAATTCTTTGGAGCGGCGCGAAACATTGAAGATGGTGGCTCGCTTACCATTTTGGCAACGGCTCTTGTCGATACTGGTTCACGAATGGATGAAGTTATCTTCGAAGAGTTCAAGGGCACGGGCAACATGGAACTCATCCTGGATCGCCGTATGGCAGATAAGCGAATCTTCCCGGCGGTAAATGTGGATCTGTCGAGTACTCGTAAGGAAGAAATCCTTATGGGTTCAGAGGAACTCAATATTGTTTGGAAATTGCGTCGCGTGCTCCATGCACTTGATGCCCAGCAGGCACTCGAACTTCTCCTTGAGAGAATGAAGGGCACCAAATCCAACGCCGAATTCCTTATGCAGGTTCAAAAGACCACCTTGGCCAACGGCAACGAGGGCTGA
- the rpmE gene encoding 50S ribosomal protein L31: MKKEIHPQYGETKVTCGCGESFVTRSTVPSGAIHVEVCSACHPFYTGKQRILDTGGRVAKFEERFGKAGAK, from the coding sequence ATGAAGAAGGAAATTCATCCGCAATACGGTGAAACCAAAGTCACCTGCGGTTGTGGCGAATCATTTGTCACTCGCTCAACCGTTCCAAGCGGTGCCATTCACGTTGAAGTTTGCTCAGCATGCCATCCGTTCTACACCGGCAAGCAGCGCATTCTTGATACTGGTGGACGCGTTGCGAAGTTCGAAGAGCGTTTCGGAAAAGCAGGCGCTAAGTAG
- the prfA gene encoding peptide chain release factor 1, with the protein MNKNDRFASAHNLVDEYAELEAQMADPGIHNDQGKARLLGRRYAQLGPVVAGYREWRSAEDDLAAARELAQSDPDFESEIPVLQEACIAAATKLEELLLPRDPNDDRDVIMEIKAGAGGDESALFAGDLLRMYLRYAEKHGWKTEVLDATESDLGGYKDVSIAIKSRGVPEPGKSPYARLKFEGGVHRVQRVPETESQGRIHTSAAGVLVLPEAEEVEVEINMNDLRIDVFRSSGPGGQSVNTTDSAVRITHIPTGIVVSCQNEKSQLQNRESALRILRARMLAAAQEAADEIASAERKSQVRTVDRSERIRTYNYPENRISDHRVNFKANNLDAVLGGELDPMIQALLDADKAAKLAATGK; encoded by the coding sequence ATGAACAAGAATGATCGTTTTGCCTCTGCTCATAATCTTGTCGACGAGTATGCCGAACTTGAAGCACAGATGGCCGATCCTGGAATCCATAATGACCAAGGCAAAGCCCGGCTACTCGGACGCCGTTACGCTCAACTTGGCCCGGTAGTTGCAGGTTACCGAGAATGGCGAAGCGCTGAAGACGACCTGGCCGCGGCGAGGGAACTTGCGCAGTCCGATCCTGATTTTGAATCAGAAATTCCAGTTCTTCAGGAGGCTTGTATCGCGGCCGCAACCAAGTTGGAAGAACTTCTTCTGCCCCGCGACCCCAATGACGACCGTGACGTCATTATGGAAATCAAAGCAGGTGCCGGCGGAGATGAGTCCGCCCTCTTTGCGGGTGACTTACTTCGCATGTATTTGAGGTACGCAGAGAAACACGGCTGGAAGACCGAAGTGCTCGACGCGACCGAAAGTGATCTGGGCGGTTACAAGGACGTCTCCATCGCAATTAAATCGCGGGGAGTGCCCGAGCCTGGAAAGTCGCCTTACGCACGATTGAAATTCGAAGGTGGAGTACACCGAGTCCAACGTGTTCCAGAAACAGAGTCACAGGGGCGAATTCATACTTCCGCCGCTGGTGTGCTCGTTCTTCCTGAAGCCGAAGAAGTCGAAGTTGAAATCAATATGAATGATCTGCGTATCGATGTTTTTCGGTCAAGTGGCCCTGGTGGACAGAGCGTAAATACGACCGACTCGGCAGTGAGAATCACGCACATTCCTACTGGAATTGTTGTCTCTTGTCAGAACGAAAAGAGTCAATTGCAAAATAGAGAGTCTGCGCTACGTATTTTGCGCGCTCGTATGCTGGCAGCGGCGCAAGAGGCAGCGGACGAAATTGCATCGGCGGAGCGCAAGAGTCAGGTGCGAACCGTAGATCGGAGTGAGCGAATCCGTACGTACAACTATCCGGAGAACCGGATCAGCGATCATCGCGTGAATTTCAAGGCAAATAACCTCGATGCTGTCCTTGGGGGCGAATTAGATCCCATGATTCAGGCCTTGCTTGATGCAGATAAAGCCGCCAAATTGGCTGCCACGGGCAAGTAA
- the prmC gene encoding peptide chain release factor N(5)-glutamine methyltransferase — MEVRDQLKKAKGNFRALGISEVDAEHLFAHILGISRMDLHNSIKVDQALSEFEDLMDVEENFSALCRRRETGEPLQYITGIAYFYNLELEVGPGVLVPRPETEQLVESILLYLKSSKKPTSVIDLGAGSGAIALAIATQVPTAHVIAVENNPGALVWLRRNCESADAEVRIVAQDVATALMGVKADLVVANPPYIPNGQKLPNDVLTHEPHVALFGGGDDGMEIPRIFIDAAARLLKTGGLFVMEHGEEQADAVNIKLSEDFVEIKTHVDLNQRPRWSSALRKNHD, encoded by the coding sequence ATGGAAGTGAGGGATCAACTCAAAAAGGCGAAGGGCAATTTTCGCGCTTTAGGTATAAGTGAAGTTGATGCCGAGCATCTCTTTGCACACATTCTAGGTATTTCTCGGATGGATCTGCATAACAGCATCAAGGTTGATCAAGCACTCTCGGAATTTGAAGATCTAATGGATGTTGAGGAGAACTTCTCTGCGCTCTGCCGTAGACGAGAGACTGGTGAGCCACTTCAGTACATCACCGGAATTGCATACTTCTATAATCTGGAATTGGAAGTGGGACCTGGAGTATTGGTGCCTAGACCTGAAACGGAGCAACTCGTCGAGAGTATTTTGCTTTACCTCAAATCGTCGAAGAAGCCCACAAGTGTGATTGATTTAGGAGCAGGATCGGGAGCGATCGCTCTTGCTATTGCTACGCAGGTGCCAACTGCTCATGTCATCGCAGTTGAGAATAATCCCGGCGCCCTCGTTTGGCTGCGTAGGAATTGTGAGAGTGCCGATGCGGAAGTCCGTATCGTTGCGCAGGATGTTGCAACGGCTTTGATGGGCGTTAAAGCCGATTTGGTTGTCGCAAATCCGCCTTATATTCCCAACGGTCAAAAATTGCCAAACGACGTTTTAACTCACGAACCGCACGTCGCACTCTTTGGTGGCGGAGACGATGGGATGGAAATTCCCAGGATCTTCATCGACGCAGCTGCACGATTGCTCAAGACTGGTGGGCTTTTTGTCATGGAGCATGGAGAAGAGCAAGCGGATGCGGTCAACATTAAATTGTCCGAAGATTTTGTAGAAATCAAGACTCATGTGGACCTCAACCAGCGACCGCGGTGGAGCAGTGCCTTGCGGAAAAATCATGACTGA
- a CDS encoding Sua5/YciO/YrdC/YwlC family protein, translated as MTERIQIDPADQEAQILQALSWIHSGFVIAAPLESGYVYLADAFTHDAVRSMHVLRGDDLGVAAQVLIAGIEVLHGIARDVSPSARVLMSNFWPGSLSFYLRPQQALSWDLGDGGRLDQICVRVPKSSFVLSLLRKSGPLAVVSAANAGRPPLLNTDLVATGSPALAAIFDGGQLAASLASTIVSDIETAPTLVREGLITLAELKGHLPNIEGEDSVN; from the coding sequence ATGACTGAAAGAATTCAAATAGATCCTGCAGATCAAGAGGCGCAGATATTGCAGGCGCTGAGTTGGATCCATTCAGGATTTGTCATCGCCGCCCCGCTGGAAAGCGGATACGTTTATTTAGCAGACGCATTTACCCACGATGCGGTCCGTTCTATGCATGTGCTGCGCGGAGATGATCTAGGCGTTGCCGCGCAGGTATTGATCGCCGGCATTGAAGTCCTCCACGGTATCGCGAGAGACGTCTCTCCAAGTGCGAGAGTGCTCATGAGCAATTTCTGGCCAGGTTCACTTTCGTTTTACTTACGACCCCAACAGGCGCTCTCGTGGGATCTTGGTGATGGGGGAAGGTTGGATCAGATCTGTGTGCGTGTTCCGAAATCGAGTTTTGTCCTCTCACTTCTTCGCAAGAGCGGACCTCTTGCAGTTGTAAGTGCCGCGAATGCTGGTAGACCCCCCCTCTTGAATACTGATCTCGTCGCAACTGGAAGTCCGGCGTTAGCCGCAATATTTGATGGGGGCCAACTGGCGGCATCGTTGGCAAGCACGATCGTGTCAGATATCGAGACTGCGCCGACTCTGGTTAGGGAAGGGTTGATTACTCTGGCAGAACTCAAGGGACATCTGCCTAACATAGAGGGCGAAGATTCTGTAAATTGA
- the glyA gene encoding serine hydroxymethyltransferase, whose product MADTPFYGPDFDLLSKQDPDIASILISELHRQQNDLQLIASENFTSRAVLAALGSTLSNKYAEGYPGKRYYGGCEEVDKAEVLAIERAKSLFGAEHANVQPHSGASANIAVYAAFTKPGDTILAMSLPHGGHLTHGSKVNFSGKWFNVVSYGVRPDTELIDYDELRDLAIKNKPKMICTGATAYPSLIDFETVRKICDEVGAIMWVDAAHFIGLVAGKAIPSPVPYADVVSFTTHKVLRGPRGGMILCKAQHAGAIDKAVFPGTQGGPIMSAVAGKAVALKECAQPVYQEYARNVISNCQVLAKSLEEEGMRAVSGGTQTHLALIDIRNTRVNGKVADQRCGQAGIVLNKNSIPFDPESPMVTSGIRVGSAATTTQGMGSAEMKTIAALIARAIASEDEKVLAQIRTEVHQLTSRFPIYAV is encoded by the coding sequence ATGGCTGATACCCCTTTCTACGGTCCTGATTTTGACCTCCTTTCTAAGCAAGACCCCGATATAGCATCGATTCTCATCTCTGAATTGCACCGACAACAGAACGACTTGCAACTCATTGCCAGCGAGAATTTCACTTCGCGCGCCGTTCTTGCCGCTCTCGGATCGACGCTTTCCAATAAGTATGCTGAGGGGTACCCAGGTAAGAGGTATTACGGTGGCTGTGAAGAAGTGGATAAGGCTGAAGTTCTAGCCATCGAACGAGCCAAATCCCTTTTCGGTGCAGAGCATGCAAATGTTCAACCACACTCGGGCGCAAGTGCCAATATTGCGGTTTACGCCGCCTTCACTAAACCGGGCGACACCATTCTTGCGATGTCGCTCCCACACGGCGGCCACCTGACACATGGATCCAAAGTTAATTTTTCTGGCAAATGGTTCAATGTCGTTTCATACGGCGTCCGTCCAGATACCGAATTAATTGATTACGATGAATTGCGCGATCTGGCAATAAAAAATAAGCCAAAGATGATTTGTACGGGTGCTACCGCCTATCCAAGTTTGATCGATTTTGAGACAGTCCGAAAGATTTGCGATGAAGTTGGGGCAATTATGTGGGTTGATGCAGCCCACTTCATTGGTTTGGTCGCTGGAAAGGCGATCCCGTCGCCGGTTCCGTACGCGGATGTAGTTTCATTCACAACACACAAAGTTCTTAGGGGCCCTCGTGGAGGAATGATTCTTTGCAAAGCGCAGCACGCGGGCGCCATTGATAAGGCAGTCTTTCCAGGAACGCAGGGCGGTCCAATAATGTCGGCCGTGGCCGGAAAGGCAGTTGCTCTTAAAGAATGCGCGCAACCCGTTTACCAAGAGTATGCACGGAATGTGATTTCCAATTGCCAAGTACTTGCCAAATCTTTGGAAGAAGAGGGCATGCGGGCCGTGTCTGGCGGAACTCAGACCCACCTGGCCCTTATCGATATTCGCAACACTAGAGTCAATGGCAAAGTTGCCGATCAACGCTGTGGTCAAGCAGGCATTGTTCTCAACAAGAACTCGATTCCCTTCGATCCAGAATCTCCCATGGTTACCAGTGGTATTCGAGTTGGGTCGGCTGCTACGACAACTCAAGGCATGGGTTCCGCCGAAATGAAGACAATTGCCGCGCTGATCGCGCGCGCCATCGCTAGCGAAGATGAGAAAGTCCTCGCCCAGATTCGCACTGAAGTGCACCAACTCACTTCGCGCTTTCCGATTTACGCAGTTTAG
- a CDS encoding MraY family glycosyltransferase, with protein sequence MRVYLVTSLLAAAICYLVTPFVKQVAEHFGVVAQIRTRDVHTLPTARWGGVAMWISMVITFLIARHLTLVESTFGHELQGIFFASTFVILLGMADDRYQLDALTKLAGQALAAGILLLYGIQILWLPINGVMTLPPSIGQAVTVLVVVITINAVNFVDGLDGLAAGIVAIAGASFFAFAYLLAVVNGFSRAGSPSLITAIIVGVCIGFLPHNSHPARIFMGDSGSMFLGLLLAAAAVTLTGQVDANAITAENKGPTFLPLLLPFAVLAIPLVDLILAVFRRAFSGRSPFAPDKEHLHHRLLGAGNSHQRSVVIMYFWTAAIAVPATLLAFLPVWVGVVTALVLMGISMAISRRWLDGRKQKRPVDIAQ encoded by the coding sequence ATGCGCGTCTATCTGGTTACCTCTCTATTAGCGGCGGCGATCTGTTACTTAGTTACTCCTTTTGTGAAGCAGGTGGCGGAGCATTTTGGGGTTGTGGCTCAGATACGCACTCGAGATGTTCACACTCTTCCTACCGCCCGCTGGGGTGGAGTGGCGATGTGGATTTCGATGGTGATTACATTTCTTATCGCGCGCCATTTAACTTTGGTAGAAAGCACATTTGGACATGAGCTGCAAGGCATCTTTTTTGCTTCAACGTTCGTCATCCTTTTGGGAATGGCCGACGACCGCTATCAATTAGATGCGCTCACTAAGTTGGCCGGACAGGCATTGGCCGCCGGCATTCTCCTTCTTTACGGAATTCAGATTCTCTGGCTGCCCATTAACGGCGTGATGACCTTGCCGCCAAGCATTGGCCAAGCAGTCACTGTATTGGTGGTTGTTATCACCATTAACGCCGTCAACTTTGTTGATGGTCTCGATGGACTGGCAGCAGGAATTGTGGCAATCGCCGGTGCTTCATTTTTTGCTTTTGCTTATCTGCTTGCAGTGGTAAATGGATTTAGCCGAGCGGGTTCTCCTTCCTTGATAACAGCCATAATCGTCGGTGTCTGCATAGGTTTTCTTCCGCATAATTCGCACCCGGCAAGAATCTTCATGGGGGACTCAGGATCAATGTTCTTGGGACTACTTCTGGCCGCTGCCGCGGTAACTCTGACCGGACAGGTGGATGCAAATGCAATCACCGCAGAAAATAAGGGACCAACCTTTCTTCCACTTCTCCTCCCATTTGCAGTCTTGGCCATCCCTTTAGTAGATCTAATCCTGGCTGTCTTCCGCCGCGCCTTCTCCGGACGATCCCCATTCGCTCCCGACAAAGAGCATCTGCATCACCGTTTACTGGGAGCAGGAAATTCACATCAGCGCAGTGTTGTCATCATGTATTTCTGGACGGCCGCCATTGCAGTGCCCGCAACTCTTCTTGCTTTCCTACCTGTGTGGGTTGGAGTGGTCACGGCACTTGTATTGATGGGAATTAGCATGGCGATTTCTCGTCGATGGCTAGATGGCAGAAAGCAGAAAAGACCGGTTGATATTGCTCAATGA
- a CDS encoding AtpZ/AtpI family protein — MKRDEGAAWSIFGYLLSGLLFWGGAGYFLDRWLNTRYFLLGGLLLGVSAAIYLIWLRFGRE; from the coding sequence GTGAAGAGAGACGAAGGCGCGGCCTGGTCGATCTTTGGATATCTCCTTTCGGGGCTCCTCTTTTGGGGTGGCGCCGGCTACTTCCTGGACCGCTGGCTCAATACCCGGTATTTCCTGCTCGGCGGGTTGCTGCTGGGCGTGAGTGCGGCTATTTATCTCATCTGGCTCAGGTTCGGGCGGGAATGA
- the atpB gene encoding F0F1 ATP synthase subunit A: MRTLHLLSTEGGGFVPPSTNDFNLPPIFGNNEYTTKPILLVFLSVILVSVFFIMASRKAAVLPSKLQFAGESIYSFIRNDVARDNIGHEFMRFVPYLFTLFTFVLTNNIFGIVPLLQFPSMSHVSFPYVLAVFTFVVFHYVGIRKQGIRKYMKDIMFMPGVPKAAYILLTPLELATFFIVRPLTLSLRLFANMFAGHLLLLVFILGGDHLLKGVIGLKLISPFAFAFGIGLTFFEFMVQVLQAYIFTLLTALYVAGALADEH; the protein is encoded by the coding sequence GTGCGCACGTTGCACTTGTTGAGTACTGAAGGTGGCGGATTCGTCCCGCCGAGCACAAACGACTTCAATCTCCCACCTATTTTCGGCAACAATGAATACACCACAAAGCCAATTCTCTTGGTCTTTTTGTCGGTCATTCTGGTTTCGGTCTTTTTCATCATGGCTTCACGTAAGGCAGCAGTTCTCCCTTCAAAATTGCAGTTTGCTGGCGAGAGTATCTATTCCTTCATTCGCAACGACGTGGCTCGCGACAACATCGGACACGAGTTCATGCGCTTCGTGCCTTACTTATTCACACTCTTCACTTTTGTCTTAACCAATAATATTTTTGGCATCGTTCCTTTACTTCAATTCCCTTCCATGTCACACGTGAGCTTCCCTTATGTGCTGGCTGTGTTCACCTTTGTCGTCTTCCACTATGTCGGAATTCGCAAGCAGGGGATTCGCAAGTACATGAAGGACATCATGTTCATGCCTGGCGTTCCCAAAGCGGCATACATCCTTCTGACTCCACTTGAGCTAGCGACCTTCTTTATTGTTCGCCCACTTACTCTATCCCTGCGTCTTTTCGCCAATATGTTCGCGGGGCACTTGCTTCTTCTCGTTTTCATCTTGGGTGGAGATCATCTACTCAAGGGAGTCATTGGTTTGAAGTTGATCAGTCCTTTCGCCTTCGCATTCGGCATTGGTCTGACCTTCTTTGAATTTATGGTCCAAGTTCTGCAGGCGTATATCTTTACCCTGCTTACTGCTCTCTACGTCGCCGGCGCCCTAGCCGACGAGCACTAA
- a CDS encoding ATP synthase F0 subunit C: MTGTLNLVGYGLSAIGPAIATGMIFAAYISGVARQPEARSVLQPIAFLGFALAEALALFGLVLAFVL; encoded by the coding sequence ATGACAGGCACACTCAACCTGGTCGGTTATGGCCTCTCTGCAATCGGACCCGCGATTGCTACTGGCATGATCTTCGCTGCTTACATCAGCGGCGTTGCACGTCAGCCAGAAGCACGTAGCGTTCTACAGCCAATCGCCTTCCTTGGATTCGCACTTGCTGAAGCACTTGCGCTCTTCGGTCTCGTTCTCGCATTCGTTCTCTAA
- a CDS encoding F0F1 ATP synthase subunit B: protein MHSINLAAETVEKINPLIPHTAELVVGFIAFTLLFLVMKSKVVPMFEKGFAARTEAIQGGIEKAEKAQVEAERALRQYTEQLSKARDEAHSLREDARTQGVAIIEELRSKAQEEAARISASAHASIEAERQQAITSLRNEVGALAVELASKIVGESLDDQARASRVVDRFLDDLEASKNPTTTTSN, encoded by the coding sequence ATGCACTCAATTAATCTGGCAGCGGAGACTGTAGAGAAGATCAACCCTCTCATTCCGCATACCGCAGAACTGGTGGTCGGCTTTATCGCCTTCACCCTTCTTTTCCTCGTCATGAAATCCAAAGTCGTGCCAATGTTTGAAAAGGGTTTTGCGGCACGAACTGAGGCCATTCAAGGCGGGATTGAGAAGGCGGAGAAGGCGCAGGTTGAGGCTGAGCGCGCTCTGCGTCAATACACCGAGCAACTTTCCAAGGCTCGCGATGAGGCTCACTCACTTCGTGAAGATGCCCGTACCCAAGGTGTTGCGATCATCGAAGAACTGCGTAGTAAAGCGCAGGAGGAGGCAGCTCGTATTTCTGCTTCCGCGCACGCTTCTATCGAAGCCGAGCGCCAGCAGGCAATTACTTCACTTCGCAATGAAGTGGGAGCACTGGCAGTCGAATTAGCGTCCAAAATTGTCGGTGAATCACTCGATGACCAGGCGAGAGCCTCGCGCGTGGTTGACCGATTTCTTGACGATCTTGAAGCCTCAAAAAATCCAACGACCACAACGAGCAATTAA